The Arachis hypogaea cultivar Tifrunner chromosome 19, arahy.Tifrunner.gnm2.J5K5, whole genome shotgun sequence genome has a window encoding:
- the LOC112776658 gene encoding low-specificity L-threonine aldolase 1: MVTRTVDLRSDTVTKPTEAMRAAMATAEVDDDVLGYDPTVFRLETEMAKIMGKEAALFVPSGTMGNLISVLTHCDVRGSEVILGDNCHIFIYENGGISTIGGVHPRTVKNNSDGTMDLDLIEAAIRDPRGEIVYPTTRLICLENTHANSGGKCLSAEYTDQVGELAKKHDLKLHIDGARIFNSSVALGVPVDRLVRAADSVSVCLSKGIGAPIGSIIVGSKSFIAKARRLRKTLGGGMRQVGVIAAAALVALQENVGKLESDHKKARLLADGLNEMKGLRVDPVETNIVYVEIEEGLHISAGKIVKNLEERGILVMDVSPSRIRIVLHHQISASDVQYALSCFQHAVKGGQSENGN, encoded by the exons ATGGTAACCAGAACAGTGGACCTTAGATCAGACACAGTGACAAAGCCAACTGAAGCAATGAGAGCTGCCATGGCCACTGCTGAAGTCGACGACGATGTGCTCGGCTACGACCCTACCGTATTCCGCTTAGAAACCGAGATGGCGAAGATAATGGGAAAGGAAGCAGCACTTTTTGTGCCATCAGGGACAATGGGGAACCTCATATCTGTGCTCACACATTGCGATGTTAGGGGAAGTGAGGTAATTCTTGGGGACAATTGCCATATCTTTATCTATGAGAATGGAGGGATTTCAACCATTGGTGGGGTGCATCCGAGGACGGTGAAGAATAATAGTGACGGAACCATGGACCTTGATTTGATTGAGGCTGCTATAAGGGATCCAAGGGGAGAGATAGTGTATCCAACTACTCGGCTTATTTGCTTGGAAAATACTCACGCAAA CTCTGGTGGCAAATGTCTTTCAGCTGAATATACAGATCAAGTTGGAGAGCTTGCTAAGAAGCATGATCTGAAGCTTCACATTGACGGGGCGCGTATTTTCAACTCTTCAGTT GCACTTGGGGTTCCTGTGGATAGGCTTGTCCGAGCAGCTGATTCCGTTTCG GTTTGCCTATCCAAAGGTATAGGTGCACCGATTGGATCTATTATTGTTGGATCAAAGAGCTTCATTGCCAAG gcTAGACGGCTGCGGAAAACCTTAGGTGGTGGAATGAGGCAGGTCGGTGTCATTGCCGCCGCAGCACTTGTTGCCTTGCAGGAAAATGTTGGAAAGCTGGAAAGTGATCACAAGAAAGCTAGACTTTTAGCTG ATGGATTGAATGAAATGAAAGGACTGAGAGTGGATCCAGTGGAGACTAATATT GTATATGTTGAAATTGAAGAGGGTTTGCACATATCAGCAGGAAAGATAGTCAAGAACTTGGAAGAACGTGGTATCCTTGTGATGGATGTTAGCCCATCAAG AATTAGGATTGTCCTCCACCACCAAATTTCAGCAAGTGATGTGCAATATGCCTTGTCATGCTTTCAG CATGCTGTTAAGGGAGGGCAAAGTGAAAATGGCAACTAG